A single window of Lutzomyia longipalpis isolate SR_M1_2022 chromosome 1, ASM2433408v1 DNA harbors:
- the LOC129797289 gene encoding solute carrier family 46 member 3 has translation MDHQLEKTEDVPIAQRQEKWYNKITVEPTMFLYMMAFMVTSVIEQAFYLHKACIVDHNYPAEVCDDLEIHQDIKKEVQITVSNFHQWNNVLGHIFPIILALFLGSWSDRRGRKLPLILGLIGKFYWSIMIIVNSYKDWPLRTVIYSATIPSALTGADVAIFASAFAYISDVSTVSSRTIRVTILDVCYLSTMPTGVALGSYLFSNVVNRNYSVMFMINASCLLAAIIYSLIHLKWQTTSNQRSLREVGCSGVLCDFFDRHHVVESLKTLCRKREMKRHVYLWIFMVAMALYTFQRDEKPMMYLYTQLKFDWNTVTYSNFKTFQSSAYVIMMLAGIPLMSKVFGWPDTVIVMVGACAHASARFFFAFAEVPWVLYIGGAVSSLGPVVAPVLRSMTSKVVPLAERGKVFALLSVFDNAVPLFSGVLYTQVYNATINTHPAGIFWLTMSTQLCVLLFALYIHITLKGRNLAVAEVEKKTTLIYGDKANSEEEDQGQQK, from the exons CAATTGCACAGAGGCAAGAAAAATGGTACAACAAAATCACAGTGGAACCCACCATGTTCCTCTACATGATGGCATTTATGGTGACTTCTGTAATCGAACAAGCCTTCTATCTCCACAAAGCATGCATTGTCGATCATAACTATCCAGCtgaagtttgtgatgatttagaaATTCACCAGGATATAAAGAAAGAGGTGCAAATCActgtttcaaattttcatcaatggAACAACGTATTGGGTCATATTTTTCCCATAATCCTGGCCCTCTTCCTTGGTTCGTGGTCTGATCGACGAGGGAGGAAGCTACCACTGATATTGGGActcattggaaaattctacTGGTCCATCATGATCATTGTTAACTCATACAAAG ATTGGCCTCTAAGAACTGTGATATACTCCGCTACAATTCCTAGCGCTCTCACCGGTGCCGATGTGGCAATATTTGCATCTGCCTTTGCCTATATCTCCGATGTATCCACCGTTTCTTCCCGGACAATTCGGGTGACAATTCTCGATGTTTGCTATTTGAGCACGATGCCAACTGGAGTGGCACTCG GGTCTTATTTGTTCAGCAACGTCGTCAATCGCAATTACTCCGTCATGTTCATGATAAACGCTTCATGTCTTCTGGCGGCGATAATTTACTCATTAATTCACTTGAAA TGGCAAACAACTTCCAACCAACGATCTCTTCGTGAGGTGGGCTGCTCTGGTGTTCTCTGTGACTTCTTCGATCGCCATCATGTTGTGGAGTCCCTCAAGACACTCTGCAGGAAGCGCGAAATGAAGCGACACGTCTACCTTTGGATCTTCATGGTGGCCATGGCCCTTTACACCTTCCAACGAGATGAGAAACCCATGATGTACCTCTACACACAGCTCAAGTTCGACTGGAATACAGTGACTTACAGCAATTTTAAGACCTTTCAATCGTCTGCCTACGTGATTATGATGCTGGCTGGCATTCCACTTATGAGCAAGGTCTTTGGATGGCCAGATAca GTAATCGTTATGGTGGGAGCATGTGCTCACGCATCAGCACGCTTTTTCTTTGCCTTTGCTGAAGTTCCGTGGGTATTGTACATTGGTGGTGCTGTTTCGAGTTTGGGTCCAGTAGTGGCTCCTGTATTGCGCTCAATGACTTCAAAAGTAGTACCGCTGGCGGAAAGGGGAAAAGTTTTTGCACTTCTCTCTGTTTTCGACAACGCCGTGCCGCTATTTAGCGGTGTTCTCTACACACAAGTCTACAATGCCACAATCAACACTCATCCGGCGGGAATCTTCTGGCTCACCATGTCCACTCAACTCTGTGTTCTCCTCTTTGCACTCTACATCCACATAACACTCAAAGGACGTAATCTAGCTGTGGCAGAAGTGGAGAAGAAAACAACCCTCATTTATGGTGACAAAGCCAATTCAGAGGAGGAAGATCAAGGTCAGCAAAAATAA